A part of Marinomonas rhizomae genomic DNA contains:
- the pqiB gene encoding intermembrane transport protein PqiB produces MSDPNKQVESMRQVRFNSIWLVPLIALLVAGWMLYQNWSSQGPVITLIAANADGLEMGKTKLKSRNVDIGRVIDIRLSPDYEKAIIQIRMNHGTDKMLRDDAKFWVVKPRVGKEGVSGLGTLLSGAYIDMTPGVKGRLETEFTLLSQPPLSTEDEGVRLVLSSTEGSKLDVGALVHFRGYEVGYVEKVGFDSEKGAITYRIVVRSPYDALVNSDVQFWMTPGLSLKSSASGFEVRLDSLETFFAGGISFGLPPGRTAGPPVNDMASFRLYSSKESAANNMYNQFINYVFLFESNISGLTPGAAVEFRGVRIGTVLDVPFNGIPMDSLTSLDTPLIPVRARIEPQRLNSLDTSEESSLQKWNELIEDRINKGVRATLKIGNYLNGAKVINIDFIANPPPVKIKEFAGYQIFPTAPDALANIETKVGNILDNVSQVPLNRTFEQLGQTLSEANETLRQLQELSKGVKQLLDKSETQAIPADLAATINELNVTLETYQANGQIGRPLKENMVSLGRALNELQPLLRQLRENPNTLIFDSKPRVDVQPKAAK; encoded by the coding sequence GTGAGTGATCCAAACAAACAAGTAGAAAGTATGCGACAAGTCCGATTTAACTCTATTTGGCTTGTGCCCTTGATTGCGCTGTTAGTCGCAGGTTGGATGCTTTATCAAAACTGGTCAAGCCAAGGCCCAGTTATCACGCTGATTGCTGCCAATGCAGATGGGTTAGAGATGGGGAAAACCAAACTCAAATCCCGGAACGTCGACATAGGGCGAGTCATTGATATTCGTCTGAGTCCAGATTATGAAAAAGCCATTATTCAAATTCGGATGAATCATGGTACAGACAAAATGTTGCGTGATGATGCTAAGTTTTGGGTGGTTAAGCCTCGTGTGGGTAAAGAGGGGGTAAGTGGCTTAGGGACATTGTTATCGGGCGCTTATATTGATATGACGCCAGGCGTAAAGGGGCGATTGGAAACCGAGTTTACGCTTCTAAGTCAGCCGCCATTGTCTACTGAAGATGAGGGCGTGCGTCTTGTTTTATCTAGTACCGAGGGATCTAAGTTAGACGTTGGTGCTTTAGTGCATTTTCGTGGTTACGAAGTCGGTTATGTTGAAAAAGTTGGCTTTGATTCAGAAAAAGGAGCGATTACATATCGTATCGTTGTGCGTTCTCCGTATGATGCTTTGGTTAATAGTGACGTGCAGTTTTGGATGACTCCGGGGTTGTCACTAAAAAGCTCTGCCAGTGGTTTTGAAGTTCGTCTTGATTCATTAGAAACATTTTTTGCTGGTGGAATTTCGTTTGGCTTGCCTCCAGGTCGAACAGCAGGGCCACCGGTTAACGACATGGCTTCATTCCGCCTTTATTCGTCAAAAGAAAGCGCTGCGAACAATATGTACAATCAATTTATCAATTATGTATTTTTGTTTGAGAGCAACATTAGTGGCCTGACACCGGGTGCCGCCGTTGAGTTTCGAGGTGTGCGTATAGGTACGGTTCTTGATGTGCCATTTAATGGTATTCCAATGGACTCTTTAACTTCTCTTGATACGCCTTTGATCCCAGTACGAGCACGCATCGAGCCTCAACGCTTGAACTCCCTAGATACGTCGGAGGAATCATCATTACAAAAATGGAATGAATTAATCGAAGATCGTATTAATAAAGGTGTTAGAGCGACCCTTAAAATTGGTAACTATCTGAATGGTGCAAAGGTTATTAATATCGATTTTATAGCCAATCCACCGCCAGTAAAAATAAAAGAGTTTGCCGGTTATCAGATTTTCCCCACAGCACCGGATGCGCTTGCTAATATTGAAACCAAAGTGGGAAATATCTTAGATAATGTGTCTCAGGTTCCTTTAAATAGAACGTTTGAGCAGCTTGGGCAAACCCTGAGTGAAGCCAACGAAACATTACGCCAGTTACAAGAGCTGAGTAAAGGTGTGAAACAGTTGCTTGATAAATCAGAGACTCAAGCGATTCCTGCGGATCTTGCTGCCACTATTAATGAGTTAAATGTTACTTTGGAAACCTATCAGGCAAATGGCCAAATTGGTCGTCCTTTGAAAGAGAATATGGTGTCCCTAGGGCGAGCATTAAACGAGTTGCAGCCTTTGCTTCGTCAGTTGAGAGAAAATCCAAATACACTCATTTTTGATAGCAAACCGCGAGTAGATGTACAGCCAAAAGCAGCGAAATAG
- a CDS encoding MSMEG_1061 family FMN-dependent PPOX-type flavoprotein — protein sequence MYIESEEELREIFGLPKGRAKDKLLTKLEKHSTAFIRLSPFFTLASYNAEGKADSSPRGGKPGFVKVINEQCIVIPESKGNNRLDSLVNLLATNSIGCLFLIPGVDETLRINGTARISTAPDYLALFSEEQNPPKACIEVQITEVFLHCAKALMRSKLWSSEAIIERSSLPAMGVMINDQLGINAEPETNADMLKRYTKDL from the coding sequence ATGTACATAGAGTCTGAAGAGGAACTAAGAGAAATATTTGGCCTCCCTAAAGGGCGAGCAAAAGACAAGCTTCTGACTAAGCTAGAAAAGCATTCAACCGCCTTTATTCGTTTATCTCCATTCTTCACCCTAGCGAGTTACAACGCAGAAGGCAAAGCTGACAGCTCTCCTCGAGGGGGCAAACCAGGCTTTGTAAAAGTCATCAATGAGCAATGCATTGTCATACCAGAATCCAAAGGCAACAATCGTTTGGATAGCTTAGTGAATTTATTGGCAACCAACAGTATTGGTTGTCTATTTTTAATTCCCGGCGTCGATGAAACCTTACGCATCAACGGAACGGCGCGCATAAGCACAGCGCCAGACTATTTGGCATTATTTTCAGAAGAACAAAATCCACCCAAAGCCTGTATTGAAGTACAAATTACTGAAGTCTTTCTACACTGCGCAAAAGCGTTAATGCGTTCTAAGCTTTGGTCTAGTGAGGCAATAATCGAACGATCCTCCCTACCCGCAATGGGCGTCATGATTAATGACCAATTAGGTATTAACGCAGAGCCTGAAACGAACGCCGATATGCTCAAACGCTATACGAAAGACCTATAG
- a CDS encoding LEA type 2 family protein yields the protein MFFRFIGIALIVFLSGCSALKDTMDVRKPTASITGVSVKSVSTKSMTLLMEVKVNNPNSFDLKTAGVDLDLLINEHKVVKINQPDVNLSLPAEGSNSMRLPVTLMFDQILESVGGLPDKDSLKYVVKGAVAINLPVLGDFDVPVDYSGTLSIPKRLDMFF from the coding sequence ATGTTTTTTCGTTTTATAGGTATTGCACTGATTGTATTTTTGTCTGGCTGTAGCGCCTTAAAGGATACGATGGATGTTCGTAAGCCAACAGCATCGATAACGGGTGTTTCGGTCAAAAGTGTGTCGACAAAATCCATGACATTGCTGATGGAAGTTAAAGTGAATAACCCCAACTCGTTTGACCTTAAAACGGCGGGTGTCGATTTGGATTTATTGATAAATGAACACAAAGTTGTGAAGATAAATCAGCCTGATGTTAATTTATCTTTGCCTGCCGAAGGCAGCAATAGTATGCGCCTTCCTGTGACATTGATGTTTGATCAAATTCTTGAAAGTGTTGGGGGCTTGCCTGATAAAGACAGCCTGAAATATGTTGTGAAAGGTGCTGTGGCGATCAATTTGCCTGTACTGGGTGACTTTGATGTGCCGGTTGATTATTCCGGCACTCTCTCGATTCCTAAACGACTTGATATGTTTTTTTAG
- a CDS encoding DJ-1/PfpI family protein yields the protein MSNKKILMITGDFTEDYETMVPFQALMSVGHTVHAVCPDKKSGNTVATAIHDFEGDQTYTEKPGHRFALNATFADIKVEDYDALVIPGGRAPEYLRLNKAVVVMVKHFFDNNKPVAAVCHGAQLLAAAGVLEGRKCSAYPACQPEVELAKGEFMDIPVDQAVTDGNLVTAPAWPAHPAWLAQFYVLLDK from the coding sequence ATGTCGAATAAAAAAATCTTAATGATCACGGGTGATTTCACGGAAGATTACGAAACTATGGTGCCGTTTCAGGCGTTGATGAGTGTCGGCCATACGGTGCATGCGGTGTGTCCAGATAAGAAGTCTGGCAATACGGTGGCGACGGCGATTCATGATTTTGAAGGAGATCAAACCTATACGGAAAAACCGGGGCACCGTTTTGCGTTGAATGCGACTTTTGCCGATATCAAGGTAGAAGATTACGATGCTTTGGTGATTCCTGGTGGTCGAGCGCCTGAGTATCTTCGTTTGAATAAAGCCGTGGTTGTTATGGTTAAGCATTTCTTTGATAACAATAAACCGGTGGCGGCGGTGTGTCATGGTGCGCAGTTGTTGGCCGCGGCGGGTGTGTTGGAAGGTAGGAAGTGTTCTGCTTATCCTGCGTGTCAGCCTGAGGTGGAGCTTGCGAAAGGGGAGTTTATGGATATTCCCGTGGATCAAGCGGTGACCGATGGTAATTTGGTAACTGCGCCTGCGTGGCCTGCGCATCCTGCTTGGCTTGCTCAGTTTTATGTCTTGCTAGATAAATAA
- a CDS encoding ribbon-helix-helix domain-containing protein translates to MCKLFVNSDPSLWENVTRSLRIDGMVTSIRLESFFWFTLEEIAQRDKLSLSQMIAKLNHEALDAGHNLDNFTSFLRVCAMRYLHLQTIGMLPHSHDVSLASLNSDRILEQERSYLEVHQ, encoded by the coding sequence ATGTGTAAGCTCTTCGTGAATTCAGATCCTAGTCTATGGGAAAATGTCACTCGTTCTTTGCGTATTGATGGCATGGTCACCAGTATTCGCTTGGAAAGTTTCTTTTGGTTTACGCTGGAAGAGATTGCCCAGCGCGATAAGCTGTCTTTGTCGCAGATGATTGCCAAGCTGAACCATGAAGCCTTGGATGCGGGCCATAATTTGGATAATTTCACGTCTTTTCTACGAGTCTGTGCGATGCGTTATCTGCATTTGCAGACCATCGGAATGTTGCCGCACTCCCATGACGTGAGTTTGGCGTCTCTTAATTCTGATCGTATTCTTGAGCAGGAGAGGTCTTATCTAGAAGTTCACCAGTAA
- a CDS encoding sensor domain-containing diguanylate cyclase, whose translation MKKFSKLHRQIFAITTTLALITIVIISISIASLLYTQGIDNAESVLRNKNRSVTTLIDGYVAPLRKAVEYTGSSASGVDHSRFREQETKEKILSLFEILQNTIPNIHYIFAGYEDGSLLINNYTAPADFNATVRPWYLAAIKSNPLISEGVPYQDINSKKWLVSFGKTLLDADNKIVGVISIDAGMDAIVKALAIRDEKYPTIYNFVMDTQGKILIHPDETLPDTLHQQILSHLPKKMNASGSLSYNNGDQKKLAHFDRIDELGWIVVTEVNLADIRQPIVKTITLTLLMIVIGSLFTTWLMSYILSRHLILPLKRLQQRVQEITEGKDELGKYVFPKNEIGKISEAIEKLTEKALIQKNIELKDKNTLLSTISHTDQLTSIANRRKMMEVLHTEVSSYEQNQHPFSVLMFDVDHFKHVNDTFGHDVGDQVLIRLAQVVKAAIRDTDTLGRWGGEEFVIVCPNTDKTMALNIAENVFSAIQLHNFPLQINITISLGLSEFSDNHSLESILVEIDQKMYRAKQAGRNQIQT comes from the coding sequence ATGAAAAAGTTTTCAAAGTTACATCGCCAAATTTTTGCTATCACAACAACCTTAGCTTTGATCACCATTGTTATTATCAGTATTTCTATTGCTTCTCTTTTGTATACGCAAGGTATAGATAACGCTGAATCAGTACTTCGTAATAAAAATAGGTCTGTCACAACGCTGATAGATGGCTATGTTGCCCCCTTACGCAAAGCCGTTGAATACACTGGCAGCTCTGCTTCAGGTGTTGATCATAGTCGCTTTCGTGAGCAAGAAACCAAAGAAAAAATTCTGAGTCTGTTTGAGATACTGCAAAACACCATACCTAACATACATTACATTTTTGCTGGCTATGAAGATGGTTCCTTGCTGATTAATAATTACACCGCACCTGCAGATTTCAATGCCACCGTTCGCCCTTGGTATCTGGCAGCAATCAAGTCGAACCCACTAATTTCCGAAGGTGTTCCTTATCAAGATATTAACTCTAAAAAGTGGTTGGTTTCGTTTGGTAAAACACTTTTAGACGCAGATAACAAGATTGTTGGTGTTATTTCCATTGATGCGGGAATGGATGCCATTGTTAAAGCACTGGCCATTCGGGATGAAAAGTATCCGACTATATACAACTTTGTCATGGATACTCAGGGTAAAATACTGATTCATCCCGATGAAACTCTCCCCGATACACTTCATCAACAAATTCTTTCTCATTTACCAAAGAAAATGAATGCTTCAGGCAGCCTTTCTTACAACAATGGCGATCAGAAAAAACTGGCTCATTTTGATCGTATTGATGAGTTGGGCTGGATTGTTGTTACTGAAGTTAATTTAGCTGATATTCGTCAACCGATTGTAAAAACCATTACATTAACTTTGTTGATGATAGTCATAGGGTCTCTTTTTACGACTTGGTTGATGAGTTATATATTAAGTAGACACCTGATTTTACCTCTGAAAAGATTGCAACAAAGGGTACAAGAAATTACCGAAGGGAAAGATGAATTGGGCAAATATGTGTTTCCCAAGAACGAAATAGGTAAGATATCGGAAGCCATTGAGAAGCTCACTGAAAAAGCATTAATTCAGAAGAACATTGAGTTAAAAGACAAAAACACCCTGCTTAGTACTATTTCTCATACCGATCAGTTAACCTCGATTGCAAACCGTCGCAAAATGATGGAAGTACTTCATACCGAAGTCAGTAGTTATGAGCAAAATCAACATCCCTTTAGCGTGCTTATGTTTGATGTAGACCACTTCAAGCATGTGAATGATACGTTTGGGCATGACGTGGGGGATCAGGTTCTAATAAGGCTTGCTCAAGTCGTCAAGGCAGCGATTCGTGATACAGACACATTAGGACGATGGGGTGGCGAAGAGTTTGTTATCGTATGCCCAAATACAGATAAAACAATGGCGCTAAACATTGCAGAGAATGTGTTTTCAGCTATCCAATTACATAATTTTCCTTTGCAAATTAACATTACCATTAGTCTCGGCCTATCCGAATTTAGTGACAATCATTCTTTAGAAAGCATTTTGGTAGAAATAGACCAAAAAATGTATCGCGCTAAACAAGCAGGGCGAAATCAGATACAGACATAA
- a CDS encoding cytochrome b — MQNQERSYNTTQILLHWAIAALIIFNYFVSEGMGRAFRQHLDDSNAGYNLVASLHVYVGLAVIALVVIRIIVRFLSKKAKTASTNLLDRLSRIVHEILYLLMFLVPVFGATAWYLGIHFMGDVHEIAMNIMMSLVLLHAFAALFHQYVLKDGTLLKMLGQK, encoded by the coding sequence ATGCAAAACCAAGAGCGATCCTACAATACAACCCAAATCCTATTGCACTGGGCCATTGCCGCCTTAATTATTTTCAACTACTTCGTCAGTGAAGGGATGGGGCGCGCTTTTCGTCAACACCTTGATGACAGCAATGCAGGCTATAACCTAGTGGCATCATTGCATGTATATGTTGGATTGGCCGTTATTGCCTTGGTCGTAATACGCATCATAGTGCGCTTCCTGTCTAAAAAAGCCAAAACAGCCTCAACTAACTTACTCGATCGATTGTCTCGTATTGTCCATGAAATCTTATATTTACTGATGTTTTTAGTGCCTGTGTTTGGCGCAACCGCTTGGTACTTAGGCATTCACTTTATGGGCGATGTACACGAAATCGCCATGAACATCATGATGTCTTTGGTCTTATTACACGCCTTCGCTGCCTTGTTTCATCAATACGTCTTAAAAGACGGAACACTACTAAAAATGTTGGGGCAAAAATAA
- a CDS encoding paraquat-inducible protein A yields MSHAVFYENITTCEECDFINEIPPLHSGERFRCQHCDHVLVSAHQHVAARIIGAGLSSLLMLALAMSFSFLGFSSNGIERSVTLFDTLSVLLSQGYLVLGALICLALFIFPLVYLLSVLFLIWSFRHPHTLNLAQRYCLRWITVIQPWLMVDVFLVGVLVALVKMNSLADISFELSFWAFCGYVLLLLKTVTLVDKRWFWNQVAGKSAEHDVIKATAKQQGLIGCLFCGATLSGDAQHCDRCGHAVYSRRPKSIGTTVALLIASLVMYIPANVFPIMQTTFLGTTEPSTIMGGVLLLWSLGSYPVSLIILLASVVIPLAKVLALSWLCWQSYFPSRKQTAQKIKLYRITELIGRWSMIDVFVVAILTSLVQMGNFMSILPGPAVLSFTAVIVLTMWAAMAFDPRLLWDKDEAPSSSSIERGNE; encoded by the coding sequence ATGAGTCATGCCGTATTTTATGAAAATATAACGACTTGTGAAGAGTGCGACTTTATTAACGAGATTCCTCCGTTACATAGCGGAGAGCGTTTTCGTTGTCAGCATTGTGATCATGTTTTGGTCAGTGCTCATCAGCATGTTGCTGCAAGGATTATAGGAGCAGGTCTTTCTTCTCTGTTAATGCTGGCATTGGCCATGAGTTTTTCTTTCCTTGGTTTTTCTAGCAATGGTATTGAGCGAAGCGTGACCTTGTTTGATACCTTGAGTGTGCTGCTTAGTCAGGGGTACCTTGTTCTAGGGGCATTAATCTGTCTGGCGTTGTTTATTTTTCCGCTGGTTTATCTGCTGTCTGTTTTATTTCTAATTTGGTCTTTTAGGCATCCGCATACCTTGAACCTTGCTCAACGTTATTGTCTACGTTGGATAACCGTTATTCAGCCTTGGTTGATGGTTGATGTGTTTCTGGTGGGGGTTTTAGTTGCGCTAGTCAAGATGAATAGCTTGGCCGATATTTCTTTTGAACTGTCTTTCTGGGCGTTTTGTGGTTATGTCCTGCTCTTGCTAAAAACAGTCACTTTGGTCGATAAACGTTGGTTTTGGAATCAAGTAGCTGGGAAGTCGGCTGAGCATGACGTGATTAAGGCAACGGCCAAGCAACAAGGGCTAATTGGCTGTCTTTTTTGTGGCGCTACCTTGTCTGGTGATGCGCAACATTGTGACCGCTGTGGGCATGCCGTTTATAGCCGACGACCAAAAAGTATTGGCACCACTGTTGCGTTATTAATTGCTTCCTTGGTGATGTACATTCCAGCTAATGTTTTTCCAATCATGCAAACGACATTTTTAGGTACTACTGAACCTTCTACTATTATGGGGGGGGTGTTGTTGCTTTGGTCGCTAGGCTCTTATCCTGTTTCCTTGATTATATTGCTGGCGAGTGTCGTTATTCCTCTTGCTAAAGTGCTGGCATTAAGCTGGTTGTGTTGGCAGAGCTATTTTCCGAGCCGCAAACAGACAGCACAAAAAATTAAGCTGTATCGTATTACCGAATTGATAGGGCGTTGGTCGATGATTGATGTTTTTGTGGTGGCTATTTTGACTAGTTTGGTTCAAATGGGTAATTTTATGTCTATTTTACCTGGCCCCGCGGTGTTGTCATTTACCGCTGTTATTGTGTTGACTATGTGGGCTGCGATGGCATTTGACCCTAGACTCTTATGGGATAAAGACGAAGCTCCTAGTAGCTCTTCTATAGAAAGGGGAAATGAGTGA
- a CDS encoding class I SAM-dependent methyltransferase encodes MMDENKDVWLQYYEKALSRPHLKRTELAARLNESNLKVATDCGCGAGSDIQYLEQQGFQVYGFDSNPESVAICRDRFASKSLVQISESSFECFDYPKSGVVIANSSLFFADPNYFDTTWSSIKSSIEVGGVFAGDFMGLKDSWAKNYRSPTSPLSESDVKALFSDFEIVRFFERDEKAKTLLGRVKHWPTYSVVAVKRREQGVQVGLQRSALWL; translated from the coding sequence ATGATGGATGAAAACAAGGATGTCTGGCTTCAGTATTATGAAAAAGCATTATCTCGCCCTCACTTAAAACGTACTGAGCTTGCGGCTCGACTTAATGAGTCAAACCTTAAAGTGGCCACAGATTGCGGTTGTGGGGCAGGTAGTGATATTCAGTATCTAGAGCAGCAGGGTTTTCAAGTTTATGGTTTTGATAGTAATCCTGAATCTGTAGCCATTTGTCGAGATAGGTTTGCTTCAAAGTCGTTAGTGCAAATATCAGAGTCTTCGTTTGAGTGTTTTGATTACCCTAAATCTGGTGTTGTTATCGCAAACTCAAGTTTGTTTTTTGCTGACCCAAATTACTTTGATACGACTTGGAGCAGCATTAAATCCTCAATTGAAGTTGGTGGAGTATTTGCTGGTGACTTCATGGGCCTGAAAGATAGCTGGGCTAAAAACTACCGTAGTCCGACATCGCCTTTGTCTGAATCAGATGTAAAGGCCCTGTTCTCAGATTTTGAAATAGTCAGGTTTTTTGAGCGTGATGAGAAAGCCAAAACCTTATTAGGTAGAGTGAAGCATTGGCCTACTTATTCTGTGGTCGCGGTGAAACGAAGAGAACAAGGTGTTCAAGTAGGTCTTCAACGGTCGGCGCTATGGCTTTAG
- a CDS encoding homocysteine S-methyltransferase family protein: MTSFTILDGGMGRELARRGAPFKQPEWSALAMMEAPNIVKEIHQSYIASGSRVITTNSYSLVPFHIGEDVFKEQGRTLAVLSGKVAREAADESGTGTKVAGSLAPLFGSYRADLYQADRVEELAVPLIESLNPYVDLWLSETQSLIDEVTRVKALVDKIDTDQKPFWVSFTLEDSEPTAEPLLRSGETVVEAVNAMQAIGVDAILFNCSQPEIIGEAIRLTQEVLSSLKVSNIQVGAYANAFPPQPKNATANDGLDELRADLTPPAYLAWVKQWVADGATLIGGCCGIGPEHIAAMNEFNQSH; this comes from the coding sequence ATGACCTCATTTACCATTCTTGATGGCGGCATGGGCCGAGAACTTGCACGCCGCGGCGCTCCATTTAAACAACCAGAATGGTCTGCATTGGCGATGATGGAAGCACCAAACATTGTAAAAGAAATACATCAGTCTTACATTGCTAGTGGCTCACGCGTCATCACAACCAATAGTTATTCCCTAGTTCCTTTTCACATTGGCGAAGACGTCTTTAAAGAGCAAGGGCGAACACTTGCCGTACTTTCAGGAAAAGTGGCTCGTGAAGCCGCTGACGAAAGCGGCACAGGTACAAAAGTCGCGGGGTCTCTTGCTCCGCTGTTCGGTTCATACCGTGCAGATCTATATCAAGCCGATCGTGTTGAAGAGCTGGCTGTTCCGCTTATTGAGTCACTCAACCCTTATGTGGATCTTTGGTTATCAGAAACCCAAAGCCTTATCGATGAAGTTACGCGTGTAAAAGCCCTTGTCGATAAAATTGATACCGATCAAAAACCGTTCTGGGTCTCTTTTACCCTTGAAGATTCAGAGCCAACCGCAGAGCCTTTATTGCGGTCTGGCGAAACGGTGGTTGAGGCGGTCAACGCCATGCAAGCCATCGGCGTCGATGCGATACTGTTTAATTGCAGCCAACCTGAAATTATCGGCGAAGCGATTCGACTCACCCAAGAAGTATTGTCATCATTGAAGGTTAGCAATATCCAAGTCGGCGCTTACGCCAACGCTTTCCCACCACAACCTAAAAATGCCACAGCAAACGATGGTCTTGATGAACTACGTGCAGATTTAACACCACCAGCTTACCTCGCATGGGTTAAACAATGGGTGGCAGATGGCGCCACGTTAATTGGCGGTTGTTGCGGTATTGGACCAGAACATATTGCTGCCATGAATGAGTTCAATCAATCTCACTAA
- a CDS encoding PqiC family protein, with product MNMMIYGRVFLLALIGWMMTGCATQTPPSKEYLLMDTGLSNVQSQPTKAMSVQLMPIVVANYLASSEIVLVTKQGDVHRSQSNLWAEPLSPQLTRLTQQRLEKTLPNITWFGGQRLPSYAIALLNIEVDAFYADLEGMIHIVGRWQVISAMGDLSASNTFDVKSALKSDGYSTMVQTLSASWFDQVIDPMAQEIAQSFKE from the coding sequence ATGAATATGATGATTTATGGGCGCGTTTTTTTGCTGGCTTTAATCGGTTGGATGATGACTGGTTGTGCCACGCAAACCCCACCCAGTAAAGAATATTTGTTGATGGATACTGGGCTAAGTAATGTCCAATCTCAACCGACAAAAGCAATGTCTGTGCAACTTATGCCAATCGTAGTAGCCAATTACTTGGCAAGTAGCGAGATTGTCTTGGTCACAAAGCAGGGTGATGTTCATCGTTCTCAGAGTAATTTGTGGGCTGAGCCGCTATCACCACAATTAACGCGATTAACCCAGCAGCGATTGGAAAAAACCTTACCAAATATCACTTGGTTTGGTGGTCAGCGTCTGCCGTCTTATGCGATTGCTTTATTGAATATTGAAGTAGATGCTTTTTACGCAGATTTAGAAGGCATGATACATATTGTCGGTCGTTGGCAGGTGATTTCTGCCATGGGAGACTTGTCTGCTTCAAATACGTTTGATGTCAAAAGCGCCTTAAAATCAGATGGTTATTCAACCATGGTGCAAACACTGTCTGCCAGCTGGTTTGATCAAGTGATTGATCCTATGGCACAAGAAATAGCCCAGTCGTTCAAAGAATAA
- the rluF gene encoding 23S rRNA pseudouridine(2604) synthase RluF, which yields MFNASSTRLNKYISESGICSRRDADRFIEQGNVFINGKRASVGDQVVAGDTVRVNGQIIEPQDADDFVFIVLNKPVGIVSTTESSEKNNIVDFVSHGVRIFPIGRLDKDSQGLIFLTNNGDLVNKVLRAGNNHEKEYLVTVNKPITDDFIAGLAGGVPILGTMTKKCPVKKVTANVFNITLVQGLNRQIRRMCEHFGYEVMKLERTRIMNVSLKGVPVGEWRDLTQKELSVLLKSIEDSSSEASAPAKKSRNAPRKNTRSDGVSKPKASTKPGAATKGNTKHPKDDSRKPVGSKGKDRRPFGDGKKPAGNGAGGGKRPTGKPSGAPKGNGKPAPKGKRPANGRGPNKASRP from the coding sequence ATGTTTAACGCTTCATCTACTCGTTTAAATAAATACATCAGCGAAAGCGGTATCTGCTCTCGAAGGGACGCTGACCGCTTTATTGAACAAGGTAATGTGTTCATCAATGGCAAGCGTGCTTCGGTGGGCGATCAGGTGGTTGCTGGCGATACGGTGCGAGTGAATGGGCAAATTATCGAACCGCAAGACGCAGATGATTTTGTTTTTATTGTGTTGAATAAGCCAGTTGGCATTGTGAGTACTACGGAAAGCTCCGAGAAAAATAACATTGTCGATTTTGTTAGCCATGGGGTGCGTATTTTCCCAATTGGTCGTTTGGACAAGGATTCTCAGGGTTTGATCTTTTTGACCAATAATGGCGATCTGGTCAACAAGGTATTGCGTGCCGGGAATAACCACGAGAAGGAATATTTAGTGACGGTGAATAAGCCGATCACAGATGACTTTATTGCAGGTTTGGCAGGTGGTGTGCCGATATTAGGGACGATGACGAAGAAGTGTCCGGTGAAAAAAGTCACGGCGAATGTGTTTAACATTACCTTGGTGCAAGGCTTGAATCGTCAGATTCGTCGTATGTGTGAGCATTTTGGCTATGAAGTCATGAAGCTTGAACGCACGCGGATTATGAATGTCAGTCTGAAAGGTGTTCCCGTTGGTGAGTGGCGAGATTTAACACAGAAAGAATTGTCTGTGTTGCTTAAGTCTATTGAAGATTCTTCTTCAGAAGCCAGTGCGCCAGCGAAGAAGTCTCGCAATGCACCGCGTAAAAATACGCGTTCTGATGGTGTGTCAAAACCGAAAGCTTCAACAAAACCAGGCGCTGCGACGAAAGGTAATACTAAGCACCCTAAAGATGATTCTAGAAAGCCGGTGGGTTCGAAAGGAAAAGATCGTCGTCCTTTTGGTGATGGTAAGAAGCCTGCGGGTAATGGCGCTGGTGGAGGCAAACGTCCGACAGGTAAGCCAAGTGGGGCGCCAAAAGGTAACGGTAAGCCTGCTCCTAAAGGTAAGCGTCCTGCAAACGGTCGTGGCCCTAATAAAGCGTCGCGCCCATAG